The proteins below come from a single Neospora caninum Liverpool complete genome, chromosome IX genomic window:
- a CDS encoding cDNA FLJ57348, highly similar to Homo sapiens hexokinase domain containing 1 (HKDC1), mRNA, related produces MQPRKPGDEAKQQAELEVVRKMMTPTRELLLELRESFLRELKRGLEMHKKHGITWVPEECSMKMLDSCVTNLPTGDEVGEAYAIDFGGSTCRAVRCSLLGKGKMHIDQDKICLRSAEHRCAKGFMDKQAGGKELFDQFAKCIRGLMARSGDLKKAEETNTPVSVGFTFSFPCAQAALNSSILIEWTKGFETGRENPDRVEGKDVAVLLADALERQKVPAVCKAIVNDTVGTLVSCAYQRVPGTPECRVGLIVGTGFNACYVEPEASQYGYTGTIVNMEAGNFHKELPRNEIDVEVDDKTHNRGKQQFEKLVSGYYIGEIVRVAAVRVFGDRVPERASVRHSIHGETASAIRDDHSEDKAASIQAIKECWGVTMDLTDIQCIWEICRLVFDRSAAFAATLATTLCYRTGRLDTGATVGIDGALYVKNQWYREAVEHYTQLVAGDAAKNIHYCIADDGSGKGAALIADVN; encoded by the exons ATGCAGCCCCGCAAACCAGGCGACGAAGCCAAGCAGCAGGCGGAGCTGGAG GTCGTCCGCAAGATGATGACTCCAACACGCGAGCTTTTGCTGGAGCTCCGGGAGAGTTTCCTGAGGGAATTGAAACGA GGCTTGGAGATGCACAAGAAGCATGGCATCACTTGGGTACCGGAGGAGTGCTCGATGAAAATGCTCGACAGCTGTGTGACAAACTTGCCTACGGGCGACGAAGTCGGCGAGGCGTACGCCATCGACTTTGGAGGGTCTACGTGCCGCGCGGTCCGGTGTTCTCTTCTTGGCAAGGGCAAAATGCATATCGATCAGGACAAAATCTG cctAAGAAGCGCGGAACATCGATGTGCCAAGGGATTTATGGACAAACAggcgggaggaaaggaactgTTTGACCAGTTTGCCAAGTGCATCCGCGGGCTGATGGCGCGATCAGGAGAcctgaagaaggcggaagagaccaACACACCTGTTTCAGTTGGATTCactttctcgtttccctgcgCTCAAGCT GCTCTTAATTCTAGCATTCTCATTGAATGGACGAAAGGCTTCGAAACTGGTCGCGAGAACCCTGATCGTGTAGAGGGCAAGGATGTGGCGGTGTTGCTTGCCGATGCTCTGGAACGACAGAAAGTCCCTGCCGTATGCAAAGCTATCGTGAATGACACG GTTGGCACATTGGTGTCCTGTGCATACCAAAGAGTGCCAGGCACTCCCGAGTGTCGTGTGGGCCTCATCGTCGGCACCGGATTCAACGCCTGCTACGTGGAGCCCGAAGCTAGCCAGTATGGTTACACTGGTACAATCGTAAACATGGAGGCAGGAAACTTCCACAAAGAGCTTCCTCGCAACGAAATTGATGTCGAG GTCGACGACAAGACACACAACCGGGGGAAGCAGCAATTCGAGAAACTTGTGTCGGGCTACTACATCGGTGAAATTGTCCGGGTCGCCGCAGTGAGAGTATTCGGGGATCGTGTCCCTGAGAGAGCAAG CGTTCGGCATTCAATTCATGGAGAAACGGCGTCAGCGATCCGTGACGACCATAGCGAGGACAAGGCCGCAAGCATCCAGGCTATCAAGGAATGCTGGGGCGTGACGATGGATTTGACCGACATCCAATGCATCTGGGAGATTTGCAGACTCGTCTTCGACCGATCAGCCGCGTTCGCCGCAACCCTGGCCACCACTCTGTGCTACAGAACAGGA CGACTGGACACCGGAGCCACTGTGGGAATTGATGGCGCTCTGTATGTGAAGAACCAGTGGTACCGGGAGGCGGTTGAACATTACACGCAGTTGGTCGCCGGCGACGCTGCGAAAAACATTCACTATTGCATTGCGGATGACGGCTCTGGCAAGGGTGCAGCCCTGATCGCTGACGTGAACTGA